A DNA window from Syntrophobacterales bacterium contains the following coding sequences:
- a CDS encoding Zn-ribbon domain-containing OB-fold protein, translating into MGFEKFGRRSFTAMTKTAKFVDLLAEGKINGTVCKKCGAKFFPPRADCSSCFSAEMDWFEMPTKGKLETFTTAYYAPFGFEADPPYTMGVVNFGDIKLFARLAKDIPIDDIVAGMDVSIRTLTYDDGQLSFEIIKA; encoded by the coding sequence ATGGGATTCGAAAAATTCGGAAGAAGAAGCTTCACAGCAATGACGAAAACGGCAAAATTTGTTGATCTCCTCGCTGAGGGAAAAATCAACGGCACAGTATGTAAAAAGTGTGGTGCGAAGTTCTTCCCGCCCAGGGCCGATTGTTCCTCATGCTTTTCCGCTGAAATGGACTGGTTTGAGATGCCCACGAAAGGTAAACTCGAGACTTTTACGACTGCGTACTATGCACCCTTCGGTTTCGAAGCAGATCCTCCCTATACCATGGGAGTAGTAAACTTCGGTGACATAAAACTTTTTGCAAGGCTTGCCAAGGATATTCCCATTGATGATATCGTGGCCGGCATGGACGTAAGTATCCGTACCTTGACATATGACGACGGGCAACTGTCTTTCGAAATCATAAAGGCATAA
- a CDS encoding rubredoxin — translation MNVRFESEGEGYVCDPAADESSANGIASDTLFGKVSDTWVGPICGVPKSEFEKI, via the coding sequence ATGAATGTCAGATTTGAGTCTGAAGGAGAGGGTTATGTGTGTGACCCTGCTGCAGACGAATCCTCTGCCAACGGTATCGCGTCAGACACACTCTTCGGCAAGGTTTCCGATACTTGGGTTGGTCCTATATGCGGCGTCCCGAAATCGGAATTCGAAAAAATATAA
- a CDS encoding phosphoribosylaminoimidazolesuccinocarboxamide synthase — MGKALLQTDLVDIGTPKRGKVRDIYDLEDSLLIVATDRLSAFDVVLPTGIDDKGKVLTQLSVFWFREMEGMIKNHLIEVVAERFPDKLRKYSNILGGRSMIVRKAKPFPVECVVRGYLAGSGWKDYQESGKVCGITLPAGLLESSKLEKPIFTPTTKAEQGHDMNISFEEMAVMVGGDLAVKLRDISIGIYERASAVAETRGIIVADTKFEFGLLDGEIILIDEALTPDSSRFWSARSYKPGQEQDSYDKQIVRDYLNTLDWNKQYPGPELPADVTEKTRKRYTEILEILTGKGLEKPVGS; from the coding sequence ATGGGAAAAGCGTTGTTACAGACTGATTTAGTGGATATAGGTACTCCGAAAAGAGGCAAGGTGAGAGACATCTACGATCTCGAAGACTCTCTCCTCATCGTAGCCACCGATAGACTGTCGGCCTTTGACGTGGTCCTTCCTACAGGAATTGATGATAAAGGCAAAGTACTGACACAGCTTTCCGTCTTCTGGTTTCGCGAGATGGAGGGTATGATAAAAAACCATCTGATTGAAGTCGTTGCGGAGCGTTTTCCCGATAAACTGAGAAAATACAGCAATATCTTGGGCGGCAGGAGCATGATTGTCAGGAAGGCGAAGCCTTTTCCTGTTGAGTGCGTAGTGAGGGGTTATCTCGCAGGCTCCGGATGGAAGGACTATCAGGAGTCCGGCAAAGTGTGCGGCATAACGCTGCCGGCAGGCCTCCTTGAATCATCAAAACTTGAAAAGCCCATTTTTACGCCTACTACGAAGGCTGAACAAGGCCATGACATGAATATCTCATTTGAGGAGATGGCCGTCATGGTAGGAGGGGACCTTGCTGTCAAGTTGAGGGACATAAGTATCGGGATATACGAAAGAGCATCCGCTGTCGCTGAGACAAGGGGAATCATCGTCGCCGACACGAAGTTTGAGTTCGGTCTGCTTGACGGAGAAATTATACTGATAGACGAGGCGCTGACGCCTGACTCATCAAGGTTCTGGTCGGCAAGAAGCTACAAGCCAGGCCAGGAGCAGGACAGCTATGATAAGCAGATCGTTCGTGACTACCTGAATACTCTGGACTGGAATAAACAGTATCCGGGCCCGGAACTACCTGCGGACGTAACTGAAAAAACCAGAAAGAGATACACGGAGATACTGGAAATACTGACGGGCAAAGGTCTGGAGAAGCCTGTTGGCTCATAA
- a CDS encoding DUF4870 domain-containing protein — protein sequence MEEKEMQQETSLGMDQSFEALLSYSFGWATGIIFLVMEKNNEFVRFHAMQSVFAFVGLTVMMIVLFLIPHHVGLLIAACLWFVGVALWAVLMWKAYKGEWFGLPLIGNFARNFSKKSSVVLK from the coding sequence ATGGAAGAAAAGGAGATGCAGCAGGAGACATCGCTTGGGATGGATCAAAGTTTTGAGGCGCTTCTTTCCTATAGTTTCGGCTGGGCGACAGGTATCATCTTTCTTGTCATGGAGAAAAACAACGAATTCGTCCGGTTTCACGCCATGCAGTCGGTCTTTGCATTTGTGGGATTGACCGTCATGATGATTGTCCTGTTTCTGATCCCCCACCATGTGGGACTTCTCATCGCAGCATGTCTGTGGTTCGTGGGAGTTGCACTCTGGGCTGTTCTCATGTGGAAGGCTTACAAAGGAGAATGGTTCGGGTTGCCTCTGATCGGTAACTTCGCGCGTAATTTCTCGAAGAAGAGTTCAGTGGTATTGAAGTAG
- a CDS encoding DUF4082 domain-containing protein, which yields MNHHTLRRTRKVFFRSLIAAAWCFFFAASVFFYGSANAAQVNLAWDGSSGAAGYNIYYGTEATNTYSTIKDVGNVTTCSLSLEDRKTYYIAATAYDSAGKESNLSNEVIYPPPICTSTLSPTSASVAASGPSGGSVSVMTQSDCSWSVSSTGANWITITSGANGGMGNGTVEYNVAANTGGERTASLTIAGKTFTISQSAQNGSYTITASAGIGGSISPSGSVSVSSGGSQTFTFTPNSGFRVSNVTVDDTSVGAVNSYTFNNVTAAGHTIAASFAVIPPTSYSSIWPSPVSPQTVNPWPSPVELGVKFRSDIAGYIHGIRFHKARTNTGTHVGHLWTSNGTRLATATFTNETASGWQQVNFSTPVAISANTIYVASYHTTKGNYSYDMNYFANKGADNAPLHALRNGVLGANGVYTYGPAGSFPTYTWNSTNYWVDVVFTAN from the coding sequence ATGAACCATCATACACTGCGAAGGACACGTAAAGTTTTTTTTCGGTCCCTTATTGCTGCAGCATGGTGTTTTTTCTTTGCGGCATCAGTGTTCTTCTATGGAAGCGCTAACGCCGCCCAAGTCAACTTGGCATGGGATGGTTCGAGCGGCGCTGCTGGATATAACATTTACTACGGAACGGAGGCGACCAATACTTATAGCACAATTAAGGATGTGGGGAATGTAACAACTTGTTCTCTGTCCCTTGAAGACAGAAAAACATACTACATAGCTGCTACAGCATACGACTCCGCCGGAAAAGAAAGTAATCTTTCAAACGAGGTAATCTACCCGCCCCCGATCTGCACATCCACGCTTTCCCCGACAAGCGCATCTGTGGCCGCCTCGGGACCATCGGGAGGCAGTGTGTCAGTGATGACCCAGAGCGACTGCTCATGGTCGGTCTCCTCGACGGGAGCCAACTGGATAACTATCACGTCAGGAGCCAACGGAGGAATGGGCAATGGAACGGTGGAATATAATGTGGCTGCAAATACTGGGGGGGAGAGAACGGCGTCATTGACGATTGCGGGCAAAACCTTCACTATCTCCCAGAGTGCCCAGAACGGCTCTTACACCATCACCGCATCTGCAGGAATAGGAGGTTCAATCTCTCCGTCTGGCAGCGTAAGCGTCTCAAGCGGAGGCAGCCAAACCTTCACGTTTACCCCGAACAGCGGTTTCAGAGTAAGCAACGTGACCGTTGACGACACATCAGTAGGTGCGGTGAACTCCTATACATTTAACAACGTTACTGCCGCCGGCCATACCATTGCGGCGTCATTTGCTGTCATTCCGCCGACTTCCTATTCTTCCATCTGGCCCAGCCCTGTATCTCCACAGACAGTCAACCCCTGGCCTAGCCCTGTGGAACTTGGCGTAAAATTCCGCTCTGACATAGCGGGATATATTCACGGAATCAGGTTCCACAAGGCGAGAACAAATACAGGAACCCATGTGGGTCATCTTTGGACAAGCAACGGAACGCGCCTTGCAACAGCCACTTTTACAAACGAGACCGCCTCAGGGTGGCAGCAGGTGAATTTTTCTACCCCTGTAGCGATCTCCGCAAATACGATCTATGTCGCTTCCTATCATACGACAAAAGGCAACTATAGTTATGACATGAATTATTTCGCGAACAAAGGTGCAGACAACGCACCTTTACATGCTCTTCGGAACGGTGTGTTGGGAGCTAACGGAGTATATACCTACGGCCCTGCAGGCAGTTTCCCCACGTACACGTGGAACAGTACCAACTACTGGGTCGATGTGGTCTTCACTGCGAACTGA
- the ruvX gene encoding Holliday junction resolvase RuvX, with protein MRILCLDVGDRRIGVALSDPTHTLAQTLKVYTKVNLREDLEVFKKIVAEHEVGKIVVGLPKDLSGAIGKRAQSVTQFAKELERHTGTPVALWDERFSTNEAGRIFEMAEVSHKKRKPFIDMMAAQIILQGYLDAQKTG; from the coding sequence ATGCGTATCTTATGTCTTGATGTGGGCGACAGGAGGATAGGAGTTGCTTTGTCGGATCCCACGCACACTCTGGCACAGACGCTAAAGGTGTACACTAAGGTCAATTTACGCGAAGACCTTGAGGTTTTCAAAAAGATTGTGGCCGAACATGAAGTCGGAAAGATCGTCGTGGGTTTGCCCAAGGATCTGAGCGGAGCGATAGGCAAGAGAGCTCAATCGGTAACGCAGTTTGCCAAGGAACTGGAACGACATACCGGAACCCCAGTAGCGCTGTGGGATGAAAGGTTCAGCACGAACGAAGCGGGCAGGATCTTCGAAATGGCCGAGGTAAGCCACAAAAAAAGGAAGCCTTTTATCGATATGATGGCAGCCCAGATTATATTACAGGGATATCTTGATGCTCAAAAGACAGGGTAA
- the pgi gene encoding glucose-6-phosphate isomerase has product MSNSFVDDGRAENRNMPADHGSAWKALEKHYKEIEKTHLRDLFADDPERGGRMTAEAVGIYLDYSKNRITDETLRLLFQLAEESRLRARIEAMFNGERINASEQRAVLHVALRAPKDASILLDGRNVVPEVHEILDKMADFSLRVRRGLWKGHTGKPIRNVINIGIGGSDLGPVMAYEALKHYSDRIMTFRFVSNIDDTDFAEAIHNLDPAETLFIISSKTFTTLETMTNARTARKWLVAALGNDEKSVARHFVAVSTNVQAVADFGIDTANMFGFWDWVGGRYSITSAIGLSTMLAVGPGNFRAMLDGFHEMDEHFRTCPFERNLPVLMGLLGVWYNNFFGAETVAVLPYDQYLKRFPAYLQQLTMESNGKHVTFDGKKIAYQTGPIYWGEPGTNGQHSFYQLIHQGTRLIPCDFIAFSRSLNPLGRHHDMLLANFFAQSEALAFGKTTDQVRAEGTPEWLVSQRVFEGNRPSNTILAEQLTPGTLGKLVALYEHAVFVQGSIWRINSFDQWGVELGKALAQCIIPELEGEVEPALTHDSSTNALIRRYLAQRAYHPGRLSAQQKDPRGDNGPQG; this is encoded by the coding sequence ATGAGCAATAGCTTTGTGGACGATGGAAGGGCAGAGAATCGGAACATGCCCGCAGATCATGGGTCGGCATGGAAAGCCCTCGAAAAGCATTACAAGGAGATAGAGAAGACGCATCTTCGCGATCTTTTCGCTGACGATCCGGAGCGGGGAGGCAGGATGACGGCGGAGGCGGTGGGGATCTATCTTGATTACTCCAAGAACCGCATTACCGACGAGACTTTGAGGCTTCTCTTTCAACTTGCAGAGGAATCGAGGCTCCGTGCGCGTATTGAAGCAATGTTTAACGGGGAGAGGATCAACGCTTCCGAGCAGCGGGCCGTGCTCCATGTGGCGCTCCGTGCTCCCAAGGATGCGTCGATCCTCTTAGACGGCAGGAACGTGGTGCCTGAGGTACACGAAATACTCGACAAGATGGCCGATTTCTCTCTCAGGGTGAGAAGGGGGTTGTGGAAAGGCCATACTGGAAAGCCGATCCGTAACGTCATCAACATCGGCATCGGAGGGTCTGATCTCGGACCTGTCATGGCCTACGAGGCGCTTAAACATTATAGCGACCGCATAATGACGTTCAGGTTTGTTTCCAACATCGACGACACTGACTTCGCGGAGGCAATCCACAATCTTGATCCGGCGGAGACCCTCTTTATCATCTCCTCAAAGACTTTCACGACGCTGGAAACCATGACCAATGCGCGAACAGCACGGAAATGGTTGGTGGCTGCCTTAGGCAATGACGAAAAGTCGGTAGCCAGGCATTTTGTGGCGGTGTCGACTAATGTACAGGCAGTAGCGGACTTCGGCATTGATACGGCCAACATGTTTGGTTTCTGGGACTGGGTCGGGGGACGTTACTCCATAACCTCCGCCATCGGCCTGTCCACGATGCTTGCCGTCGGTCCAGGCAACTTCCGGGCCATGCTTGATGGCTTCCACGAGATGGATGAGCATTTCAGGACATGCCCGTTTGAGCGCAATCTGCCCGTGCTCATGGGCCTGCTGGGCGTTTGGTACAACAATTTTTTTGGTGCAGAAACCGTGGCGGTCTTGCCCTACGATCAGTATTTGAAACGATTCCCGGCCTACCTGCAACAGTTAACCATGGAAAGTAACGGCAAACATGTCACCTTTGACGGAAAGAAAATCGCTTACCAGACAGGCCCGATTTACTGGGGCGAGCCGGGGACCAACGGTCAACACTCTTTTTATCAACTGATCCACCAGGGAACCAGACTTATCCCCTGTGACTTTATCGCCTTCAGCCGGTCTCTCAATCCCCTTGGCAGACATCACGACATGCTTCTTGCCAATTTCTTTGCCCAGAGCGAGGCACTGGCTTTCGGTAAGACTACTGACCAGGTGAGGGCCGAGGGTACGCCGGAATGGCTTGTGTCGCAACGGGTTTTTGAAGGAAACCGTCCCTCCAACACGATCCTCGCGGAGCAGCTCACGCCCGGGACACTTGGGAAACTTGTCGCCTTGTACGAACACGCCGTCTTTGTGCAGGGCTCCATATGGCGCATCAATTCCTTCGACCAATGGGGAGTGGAGTTGGGGAAAGCCCTTGCCCAGTGTATTATCCCGGAGCTTGAGGGTGAGGTGGAGCCTGCGCTTACCCATGACAGTTCCACAAACGCCTTGATCCGCCGCTATCTCGCTCAAAGAGCATACCATCCCGGTAGACTGTCCGCACAGCAGAAGGACCCTCGTGGTGACAATGGCCCGCAAGGATGA
- a CDS encoding acetyl-CoA acetyltransferase produces MAKDVAVIGVGQSSFVRGYPGSIRELAFEAFKEAALDAGITQKDIGASVFCSAPEYDKQRSPAGVLAEYLGLIPQPTFYVETVCSSSSTGVKVAYSMIKAGLHDMVAVVGFQKMSEITSAESQERMGRGADIQWEAPFGTMMPAYYALYARAYMAKNGLTHEDLMGVRLKSASYGTVNERAVYRKGVKAEDFDATNPDAKMAGPVAWPLRVGDACANADGSSCIILANAEKAKAFTKKPVWIMGIGAASEAVNMAARPDFSKGLSVGYAAAAEAYKMAGITSKDIKVAEVHDCFTIAEIMAYEGLGFAKMGEGKELIRAKETYKEGKIPVNVDGGLLSKGHPIGATGGSQMRTIVLQLRDEAGPMQVPNNPDIGLVHNVGGVGLYGSVTIFGR; encoded by the coding sequence ATGGCAAAAGATGTTGCGGTTATCGGCGTAGGCCAAAGTAGCTTCGTCAGGGGCTATCCGGGTTCAATCAGGGAACTCGCCTTTGAAGCCTTCAAGGAAGCAGCCCTCGACGCTGGCATCACCCAGAAAGATATCGGGGCTTCCGTATTCTGTTCAGCCCCTGAGTATGACAAGCAGAGATCACCTGCTGGTGTTCTTGCCGAGTACTTAGGACTTATTCCCCAGCCGACATTCTATGTAGAAACCGTCTGCTCATCAAGCAGCACCGGTGTAAAAGTAGCATACAGCATGATCAAGGCCGGCCTCCATGACATGGTCGCGGTGGTTGGGTTCCAGAAGATGTCGGAGATTACCTCCGCAGAGTCACAGGAACGAATGGGAAGAGGCGCCGACATCCAGTGGGAAGCCCCGTTCGGCACCATGATGCCCGCTTACTACGCTCTTTATGCCAGGGCATATATGGCGAAGAACGGCCTCACACATGAAGATCTTATGGGCGTTAGATTGAAATCCGCATCATACGGCACAGTCAACGAAAGAGCAGTATATCGCAAAGGCGTGAAGGCAGAGGATTTTGATGCCACCAACCCAGATGCGAAGATGGCGGGTCCCGTGGCATGGCCCCTGAGGGTCGGCGATGCGTGTGCAAACGCTGACGGCAGTTCCTGCATCATTCTCGCAAATGCTGAAAAAGCCAAAGCGTTCACCAAGAAACCTGTCTGGATCATGGGTATCGGCGCGGCCTCCGAGGCTGTCAACATGGCGGCAAGGCCCGATTTCTCGAAAGGTCTGAGCGTTGGTTACGCTGCTGCCGCAGAGGCTTACAAGATGGCCGGCATCACCTCAAAAGACATCAAGGTAGCAGAAGTTCACGACTGCTTCACCATCGCGGAAATTATGGCGTATGAAGGCTTGGGATTTGCCAAGATGGGCGAAGGAAAAGAACTTATCAGGGCCAAAGAGACCTATAAAGAAGGCAAAATACCGGTCAACGTCGATGGCGGGCTTCTCTCAAAGGGCCATCCCATCGGAGCAACCGGCGGTTCGCAGATGCGTACCATCGTGCTCCAGCTCAGAGACGAGGCAGGCCCGATGCAGGTCCCCAATAACCCTGACATCGGTCTCGTACACAACGTCGGCGGCGTAGGCCTCTACGGCAGCGTCACAATATTCGGGAGGTGA
- a CDS encoding Rdx family protein, producing the protein MEAELKANYPDSKIELKEGKAGIFDITCDDKLIFSKKDTEGQRFPHEGEVARLIKEKKG; encoded by the coding sequence GTGGAGGCGGAGTTGAAAGCGAACTACCCCGATTCGAAGATTGAGCTCAAGGAGGGGAAAGCAGGTATTTTCGATATAACATGCGATGATAAGTTGATCTTCTCTAAGAAGGATACTGAAGGACAACGGTTTCCCCACGAAGGAGAAGTAGCCAGGTTGATCAAGGAGAAGAAGGGCTGA
- the fbaA gene encoding class II fructose-bisphosphate aldolase encodes MPVADYKIYCEMIDRAKKNRFAYPAINVTSLATANAVLKGLADSRSDGIIQISTGGGSFASGSSVKDMVLGAISIAEHIHRVADRYPVYVALHTDHCTADKLDKFVIPLVEETEKRRAQGKRNLFNSHMFDGSNLPLHENLDIAVKLLHRFAKSDLILEIEAGVVGGEEDGVKASAAAKLYTTPEDTLEVARRLNPIGAPYLLAATFGNVHGVYAPGHVHLRPSILKECQEAVIKQYGEQSRFFLVFHGGSGSSAQDIGDAIDYGVVKMNIDTDTQYAFTRAVTDHLFKNYCGVLKVDGEVGDKKVYDPRVYMTLAETAMAERVRRAVSELRGLDTTIMK; translated from the coding sequence ATGCCGGTAGCCGACTATAAGATTTATTGCGAGATGATTGACAGGGCAAAGAAGAACCGTTTCGCCTATCCCGCTATCAACGTGACGTCCCTTGCCACGGCCAATGCGGTCTTAAAAGGTCTCGCGGATAGCAGGAGCGACGGGATTATCCAGATTTCCACAGGGGGCGGCTCCTTTGCCTCGGGTTCTTCCGTCAAGGATATGGTCCTAGGCGCCATCTCAATTGCCGAACACATCCACCGCGTTGCGGACCGGTACCCGGTCTATGTCGCGCTCCACACGGACCACTGCACGGCGGACAAACTGGACAAATTCGTGATTCCTCTGGTGGAAGAGACCGAGAAACGGCGCGCCCAAGGTAAACGGAACCTCTTCAACAGCCACATGTTCGACGGGAGCAACCTCCCTCTTCACGAAAATCTCGATATTGCAGTGAAGCTCCTTCATCGGTTTGCGAAGAGCGATCTGATTCTCGAGATCGAGGCGGGAGTGGTAGGCGGCGAAGAAGATGGGGTAAAGGCGAGCGCTGCCGCCAAGCTCTATACGACGCCCGAGGATACCCTAGAGGTGGCGCGGCGGCTTAATCCGATAGGGGCGCCATACCTGCTGGCCGCCACTTTCGGTAATGTTCACGGAGTCTACGCACCGGGACATGTTCATCTGAGGCCTTCCATCCTGAAAGAATGCCAAGAGGCGGTGATAAAACAGTACGGCGAGCAGTCCCGATTCTTTCTCGTGTTTCACGGCGGTTCCGGATCATCGGCGCAGGACATTGGGGATGCCATTGATTACGGCGTGGTAAAGATGAATATCGACACGGACACCCAGTATGCCTTTACCCGCGCCGTTACAGATCATTTGTTCAAGAACTACTGCGGTGTCCTCAAGGTGGACGGCGAAGTGGGCGACAAGAAAGTTTATGACCCCCGCGTTTATATGACCCTCGCTGAGACGGCTATGGCGGAGCGAGTCAGGCGGGCGGTGAGCGAACTCAGGGGTTTGGATACGACAATAATGAAGTGA
- the mltG gene encoding endolytic transglycosylase MltG — protein sequence MLKRQGKYIIAATLLVLIFTQSAIHASIPKISGPERVEFVVKQGTSLTGIAHQLAGEGIIRLPYLFVGLSLFYKGKLIAGEYDLTRDMGMLEILKKMAHGERNIYTLKIVEGNNVYNLAGSIEKSRIMKGEDFLKLTKDGAFLKGLGIEADSLEGYLAPDTYYYSKEIDVDKLLEKIAQRTLSFFARKDIRKRMEEMRLTVHETLILASMIEREAKQRDEKFLISAVFHNRLKKGMSLDCDPTVLYGGAYDGPIRKSDLLTYTPYNTYAFKGLPKGPICNSDRSSITAALYPAAVDYLYFVSKNDGTHAFSRDMKDHNRFVAMYQRNKHTKK from the coding sequence ATGCTCAAAAGACAGGGTAAATACATAATCGCCGCTACGTTGCTCGTTTTGATTTTTACCCAGTCGGCGATCCATGCCAGTATTCCAAAAATCTCCGGGCCTGAGCGGGTCGAGTTTGTCGTGAAACAAGGAACGAGTCTTACCGGCATCGCCCATCAACTTGCCGGAGAGGGCATAATACGCCTTCCCTATCTGTTTGTCGGCTTATCCCTGTTCTATAAAGGAAAGCTGATCGCTGGCGAATATGATCTCACGCGGGACATGGGTATGCTTGAAATCCTGAAAAAGATGGCTCATGGCGAGAGGAATATATATACCCTGAAAATAGTGGAAGGAAATAATGTTTACAATCTGGCGGGGTCTATTGAGAAATCGCGCATCATGAAGGGGGAAGATTTCCTGAAACTCACGAAAGACGGGGCTTTTCTTAAAGGGCTAGGGATTGAGGCCGACTCCCTGGAAGGGTACCTTGCCCCCGATACCTATTACTACAGCAAAGAGATTGATGTTGATAAGCTCCTCGAGAAAATAGCGCAGAGAACACTCAGTTTTTTTGCACGAAAAGACATAAGAAAAAGAATGGAGGAAATGCGCCTGACCGTCCACGAAACACTTATCCTGGCGTCAATGATCGAGAGAGAAGCCAAACAGAGAGACGAGAAATTCCTCATCTCGGCCGTCTTTCATAACAGGCTGAAAAAAGGTATGTCTCTTGATTGTGATCCCACGGTCCTCTATGGCGGAGCATATGACGGTCCCATAAGAAAGTCCGACCTTTTGACTTACACGCCATACAATACCTATGCATTCAAGGGCCTGCCCAAGGGACCCATATGCAACTCTGATCGAAGCTCAATCACGGCAGCCCTTTATCCGGCAGCCGTCGACTATCTTTATTTTGTATCAAAAAATGATGGAACTCACGCCTTTTCGAGAGATATGAAAGACCACAATCGTTTCGTAGCAATGTATCAACGGAATAAGCATACAAAAAAATGA
- a CDS encoding flavin reductase family protein has protein sequence MDTRAIQQISYGVYIISSKKGDKLNGQIANTVFQITSEPPTVAVSINKQNLTHEFIRESKMFSISVVSKEAPMIFIGLFGFRSGRDVDKFKETGFKTGSTGVPVIIENSVSYMECEVISETDVGTHTIFIGKVVDCEMLNGSEPMTYAYYRAVKGGKSPKTAPTYLAPEESKETDGGKNKL, from the coding sequence ATGGATACTAGGGCGATTCAGCAGATAAGCTATGGTGTATATATAATAAGTTCTAAAAAGGGCGACAAATTAAACGGTCAGATTGCAAATACCGTGTTTCAGATTACGTCGGAGCCGCCAACCGTGGCGGTTAGTATAAATAAGCAAAATTTGACCCACGAATTCATCCGAGAGAGCAAGATGTTCAGCATATCGGTTGTTTCGAAAGAAGCGCCCATGATTTTCATAGGCCTTTTTGGTTTCAGGTCGGGAAGAGATGTGGACAAGTTCAAGGAGACGGGTTTTAAAACGGGCTCCACCGGGGTCCCGGTGATTATAGAAAATTCAGTGAGTTATATGGAGTGTGAGGTAATAAGCGAAACCGATGTGGGGACGCACACCATTTTCATCGGGAAGGTGGTGGATTGTGAGATGCTGAATGGATCCGAGCCCATGACTTATGCCTATTATCGTGCGGTCAAGGGAGGGAAATCACCGAAGACCGCCCCCACATACTTGGCCCCGGAAGAATCAAAAGAAACGGATGGAGGGAAAAATAAATTATGA